Proteins co-encoded in one Salvia splendens isolate huo1 chromosome 4, SspV2, whole genome shotgun sequence genomic window:
- the LOC121800869 gene encoding uncharacterized protein LOC121800869 — protein sequence MVRGKPSNEGPQVFIPEKIQNIGYATTSNSIPAIYFSGAETQKLATSLGHAIVGKFSHSIPASYQIQKALDNIKFCRGFSWTYINAKHTLIQFEDLADYARLLSGPKDTPVWYIDRHPMRVFKWSSDFDAYCESPIAAIWCNLIGLPIHLYDQAALFAIGKLLGTPIQIDRATANRMRLLFARLCIEIDISKPPPEEIILDICGRETMQQVKWDKIPSYCRECKHVGHKSEVCYAMGKTERPAKRNYNYPAQEQSNRGS from the coding sequence ATGGTTAGGGGGAAGCCGAGTAACGAGGGGCCACAAGTGTTCATCCCTGAAAAAATCCAAAACATCGGATATGCAACCACCTCGAACAGTATtccggccatctacttctcgGGAGCCGAAACACAAAAATTGGCGACGTCCCTTGGCCACGCCATCGTAGGTAAATTCTCACATTCCATCCCGGCCTCTTATCAAATTCAGAAAGCACTAGATAACATTAAATTCTGCCGAGGCTTTTCGTGGACTTATATTAATGCCAAACATACTCTCATACAATTTGAGGATTTGGCGGACTATGCTCGTTTGCTTAGCGGCCCTAAAGATACTCCGGTTTGGTATATTGatcgacacccgatgagggtttTCAAATGGTCCTCAGATTTTGACGcctactgcgagtcccccatcgcggcaatttggtgcaacctaatcggCCTCCCTATACACTTGTATGATCAAGCGGCACTCTTCGCCATCGGCAAACTCCTTGGCACGCCAATCCAAATTGACCGAGCAACCGCCAATAGGATGCGACTCTTGTTCGCTCGCCTTTGCATCGAGATTGACATATCCAAACCGCCACCCGAAGAAATCATCCTTGATATTTGTGGACGTGAAACGATGCAACAAGTTAAGTGGGATAAAATCCCATCATACTGTCGGGAGTGCAAGCATGTTGGGCACAAGAGCGAGGTATGCTATGCGATGGGGAAGACAGAGAGGCCGGCCAAAAGAAACTACAACTATCCCGCCCAAGAACAATCAAACCGTGGatcctaa